From the Alloalcanivorax dieselolei B5 genome, one window contains:
- a CDS encoding efflux RND transporter permease subunit has translation MNFSRFFVDRPIFAAVLSIIILAVGAISIPMLPISEYPEVVPPSVVVRTVYPGANPKVIAETVATPLEESINGVEDMMYLKSVAGSDGVLQMTVTFRPGTDADDATVRVQNRVSQALARLPEDVRRQGVTTQKQSPTFLMVVHLTSPDGRYDTLYLRNYVRLHVKDVLARIQGVGDAQIFGGGDYAMRAWLDPDKIASRGMTASDVVGAIREQNVQVSAGQLGAEPMPNSDFLTLINAQGRLRTVQEFGDIVLKSGEQGEIVRLSDVARLELGAGDYTLRSQLDGKDAVAVGIFQAPGANALEIRDSVIAAMDELSTRFPEGVKYEAVYDTTIFVRDSIHSVVKTLLEAVLLVVLVVTLFLQTWRASIIPLLAVPVSVIGTFSVLLLLGYSINSLTLFGLVLAIGIVVDDAIVVVENVERNIEEGLTPVAAAHQAMKEVSGPIVAIGLVLCAVFIPMAFLSGVTGQFYRQFAVTIAISTVISTINSLTLSPALAARLLRSHDAPKDRLTRIIDGLFGWLFRPFNRFFNSSSEKYQGAVKRSLSRRSVVFMVYLVLLVSTGLMFKVVPPGFIPTQDKQYLIAGVKLPEGASLERTDKLLKTVTDIAMEADGVAHSISFPGLNALQFTNTSNTGLVFLPLEPFDQRERSAEEINAEINAKISALSEGFAFSFMPPPILGLGNGAGYQMFIEDRGGLGYGALQEAVSAFQGAISQTPGMTFPITSYQANVPQLDAVVDRTKAKAQGVPMTELFDTLQTYLGSTYVNDFNRFGRTWQVIAQADAPFRDSVEDIANLRTRNEQGEMVPIGSMVDIRQTFGPDPVLRYNGYPAADLAGEADPRVMSSAQAMDKLTELADQVLPNGMSFEWTDLSFQQYTQGNAALVVFPLAILLVFLVLAALYESWILPLAVILIVPMCMLSALIGVWFGGGDNNIFVQVGLVVLIGLACKNAILIVEFARELELQGMETVKAALEACRLRLRPIIMTSITFTAAVVPLVLGHGAGAEVRQALGIAVFAGMIGVTLFGLFLTPVFYVGLRKLAGPLKHSHASTMDGEAHGLSGESHA, from the coding sequence ATGAATTTTTCTCGTTTCTTCGTCGACCGCCCGATCTTTGCCGCGGTGCTGTCGATCATCATCCTCGCGGTCGGCGCCATCTCGATCCCGATGCTGCCGATCAGCGAGTACCCGGAAGTGGTGCCGCCCTCGGTGGTGGTGCGCACGGTTTACCCCGGCGCCAACCCCAAGGTGATCGCCGAAACCGTGGCCACGCCCCTGGAGGAGTCCATCAACGGCGTTGAGGATATGATGTACCTCAAGTCGGTGGCCGGCTCCGACGGTGTGCTGCAAATGACCGTCACCTTCCGCCCCGGCACCGACGCCGATGACGCCACGGTAAGGGTGCAGAACCGGGTCAGCCAGGCGCTGGCACGGTTGCCCGAGGACGTGCGCCGCCAGGGCGTGACCACCCAGAAACAATCGCCCACCTTTTTGATGGTGGTGCATCTGACCTCGCCGGACGGCCGCTACGACACGCTCTACCTGCGTAACTATGTGCGCCTGCATGTGAAGGATGTACTGGCCCGGATCCAGGGCGTCGGTGATGCGCAAATCTTCGGCGGCGGTGACTACGCCATGCGCGCCTGGCTGGACCCGGACAAGATTGCCTCGCGGGGCATGACCGCCAGTGATGTGGTGGGCGCCATTCGTGAACAGAACGTTCAGGTTTCCGCCGGCCAGCTCGGCGCCGAGCCGATGCCCAACAGTGATTTCCTCACCCTGATCAATGCCCAGGGCCGGCTGCGTACGGTGCAGGAGTTTGGTGACATCGTATTGAAAAGCGGTGAGCAGGGCGAAATTGTCCGGCTTTCCGATGTCGCCCGTCTGGAACTGGGCGCCGGTGACTACACCCTGCGCTCACAACTGGATGGCAAGGACGCGGTGGCGGTGGGTATCTTTCAGGCGCCCGGCGCCAATGCCCTGGAAATCCGTGATTCGGTGATCGCCGCCATGGACGAATTGTCCACCCGTTTTCCGGAAGGGGTGAAGTACGAAGCGGTGTACGACACCACTATTTTCGTGCGCGACTCCATTCATTCCGTGGTGAAAACCCTGCTTGAAGCGGTGCTGCTGGTGGTGCTGGTGGTGACGCTGTTCCTGCAGACCTGGCGTGCCTCGATCATTCCGTTGCTGGCGGTGCCGGTATCGGTAATCGGTACCTTCTCGGTCTTGCTGTTACTCGGTTATTCCATCAACTCGTTGACGCTGTTCGGGTTGGTGCTCGCCATCGGGATCGTGGTGGACGACGCCATCGTGGTGGTGGAAAACGTGGAACGGAACATCGAGGAGGGGCTCACTCCGGTGGCCGCCGCCCACCAGGCGATGAAGGAAGTGTCCGGCCCGATCGTCGCCATCGGTCTGGTATTGTGCGCCGTGTTCATTCCCATGGCGTTTCTGTCCGGGGTCACCGGTCAGTTCTATCGCCAGTTCGCGGTGACCATCGCCATTTCCACCGTCATCTCCACGATCAATTCGCTGACGCTGTCACCGGCATTGGCGGCCAGACTGCTGCGCTCCCATGATGCGCCGAAGGACCGCCTCACTCGCATCATCGACGGGCTGTTCGGCTGGCTGTTCCGTCCGTTCAACCGTTTCTTCAACAGCAGTTCCGAGAAGTATCAGGGTGCGGTAAAGCGGTCATTGAGCCGTCGCTCGGTGGTGTTCATGGTCTATCTGGTGTTGCTGGTCAGCACCGGTTTGATGTTCAAGGTGGTGCCGCCGGGGTTCATCCCGACACAGGACAAGCAGTATCTGATCGCCGGCGTGAAATTGCCCGAAGGCGCTTCCCTGGAGCGCACCGACAAGCTGCTCAAGACGGTGACGGACATCGCCATGGAGGCGGACGGCGTGGCGCACTCGATTTCGTTCCCGGGACTCAATGCGCTGCAGTTCACCAACACCTCCAACACCGGTCTGGTATTCCTGCCGCTGGAGCCGTTCGATCAGCGTGAGCGCAGCGCGGAAGAGATCAACGCCGAGATCAACGCCAAGATTTCCGCGTTGAGCGAGGGCTTCGCGTTCTCCTTCATGCCGCCGCCCATTCTCGGGCTGGGCAACGGTGCCGGTTACCAGATGTTCATCGAGGACCGGGGTGGCTTGGGGTATGGCGCTTTGCAGGAGGCGGTCAGTGCTTTCCAGGGCGCCATCTCGCAGACACCGGGGATGACCTTCCCGATCACCAGTTATCAGGCCAACGTGCCGCAGCTGGACGCGGTGGTCGACCGCACCAAAGCGAAAGCCCAGGGCGTGCCGATGACGGAGCTGTTCGACACTCTGCAGACCTATCTGGGCTCCACCTACGTGAACGACTTCAACCGCTTCGGACGCACCTGGCAGGTGATCGCCCAGGCCGACGCGCCGTTCCGTGACAGTGTCGAGGACATCGCCAATCTGCGGACCCGCAATGAGCAGGGCGAAATGGTGCCGATCGGTTCCATGGTGGATATCCGGCAAACCTTCGGACCGGATCCGGTATTGCGCTACAACGGCTACCCCGCCGCCGACCTGGCCGGCGAAGCCGATCCAAGGGTGATGTCGTCCGCCCAGGCCATGGACAAGCTGACGGAACTGGCGGACCAGGTTCTGCCCAACGGCATGAGCTTCGAATGGACCGACCTGAGTTTCCAGCAGTATACCCAGGGCAACGCGGCGCTGGTGGTCTTCCCGCTGGCCATTCTGTTGGTGTTCCTGGTGCTGGCGGCGCTGTACGAAAGCTGGATACTGCCGTTGGCGGTAATCCTGATCGTGCCGATGTGTATGCTCTCCGCGCTGATCGGTGTGTGGTTCGGCGGCGGCGACAACAACATCTTCGTACAGGTAGGACTGGTGGTTCTGATTGGTCTGGCCTGTAAGAACGCCATCCTCATCGTGGAGTTCGCCCGTGAGCTGGAACTGCAGGGCATGGAGACCGTGAAGGCCGCTCTGGAAGCCTGCCGCCTGCGTCTGCGTCCGATCATCATGACCTCGATCACCTTTACCGCCGCCGTGGTGCCGCTGGTACTCGGTCATGGCGCCGGCGCGGAAGTGCGCCAGGCACTGGGGATCGCCGTGTTCGCCGGCATGATCGGTGTCACCTTGTTCGGACTGTTCCTGACGCCGGTGTTCTATGTCGGCCTGCGCAAACTCGCCGGTCCCCTCAAGCACTCCCACGCGTCCACCATGGACGGCGAAGCCCACGGTCTTTCAGGAGAAAGCCATGCATAA
- a CDS encoding efflux RND transporter periplasmic adaptor subunit has product MLMVAVGLAGCDARGEQEQAQMPPPAVKVAKVLDDPVTLWDDFTGRVAAPETVDLRPRVSGYIDKVSFEEGELVEQGDVLFVIDQRPYRARERAAAADLAQARSQYQLAKSEASRAERLVASRAISREEYDRRASAMVSARAAMNAAEAALETARLDLEYTEVRSPITGRAGRAMVTRGNLANADQTLLTTLVSVDPVYVYFESDSDSYVRGRELLGSSEGTEVRIGLSGENGYPHRGKVDFIDNRLNASTGTLQFRAVVPNPDGRFKPGQFARVELPAERLDTALLIDSKALLTDQNRRYVYVVDDENKASRRNVDAGRTVDGLVVIRDGLKPGERVIVNGVQKVFMSGMPVAPTLVEMRAAATKEPEVAATP; this is encoded by the coding sequence ATGCTGATGGTGGCCGTTGGCCTGGCCGGCTGCGATGCCCGTGGCGAGCAGGAGCAGGCGCAGATGCCGCCGCCGGCGGTCAAGGTGGCGAAGGTGCTGGACGACCCGGTGACACTGTGGGATGACTTCACCGGCCGGGTGGCGGCACCGGAAACCGTGGACCTGCGTCCCCGCGTCAGCGGTTACATCGACAAGGTGAGCTTCGAGGAAGGGGAACTGGTGGAACAAGGCGATGTGTTGTTCGTCATTGACCAGCGCCCTTACCGCGCCCGTGAACGGGCCGCCGCCGCCGACCTGGCCCAGGCCCGCAGCCAGTATCAACTGGCCAAGAGTGAGGCCTCCCGGGCGGAACGGCTGGTGGCCAGCCGCGCCATCTCCCGCGAGGAATACGACCGCCGGGCGTCGGCGATGGTGTCAGCGCGTGCGGCCATGAACGCGGCCGAAGCAGCGCTGGAAACCGCCCGTCTTGATCTGGAGTACACCGAGGTGCGTTCTCCAATCACTGGCCGTGCCGGCCGCGCCATGGTCACTCGCGGCAACCTGGCTAACGCCGATCAGACCCTGCTGACCACACTGGTGTCGGTGGATCCGGTTTATGTGTATTTCGAGAGCGACAGCGATTCCTACGTGCGCGGCCGTGAGCTGCTGGGCAGCAGCGAGGGCACCGAAGTGCGTATCGGGTTGAGCGGTGAAAACGGCTACCCGCATCGGGGCAAGGTGGACTTCATCGATAACCGTCTCAACGCCAGCACCGGCACGTTGCAGTTCCGCGCCGTGGTACCGAACCCGGATGGTCGCTTCAAGCCGGGGCAATTCGCCCGGGTGGAACTGCCCGCCGAACGTCTCGACACGGCGCTGCTGATCGACAGCAAGGCGCTGCTTACCGATCAGAACCGCCGTTATGTCTACGTGGTGGACGATGAGAACAAGGCCTCCCGCCGTAACGTCGACGCCGGCCGTACCGTGGATGGCCTGGTGGTGATCCGCGACGGGTTGAAGCCCGGCGAGCGGGTCATCGTCAACGGTGTGCAGAAAGTGTTCATGTCCGGTATGCCGGTGGCGCCGACGCTGGTGGAGATGCGCGCGGCGGCCACCAAGGAACCGGAAGTGGCGGCGACGCCCTGA
- a CDS encoding AraC family transcriptional regulator, translated as MEESTLSGLHLGRANTPTQCTSAIYEPCLCVIVQGSKTIWLGDREIVYGPLSYLVSSVHLPVLGQVNVASPGEPFLSIRLDVDSQEVADLVFELGETLNDEDQCPEINCGLCMAPIDTAMLDATTRLVELLDKPADTPIMAPLIRREILYRALIGEMGARMRKFAAADSQSHRVSKVIALLKDRYTQPLRVRDLADQVNMSESSLFHSFKQVTRMSPLQFQKKLRLHEARRLMLSEGLEAATASYRVGYESPSQFSREYSRMFGAPPRAHVQSLLTGEGVGAPA; from the coding sequence ATGGAAGAATCCACACTGTCGGGCCTGCATCTGGGCCGGGCCAACACACCCACGCAATGCACCTCGGCTATCTACGAGCCCTGTCTGTGCGTCATCGTCCAGGGCAGCAAGACGATCTGGCTTGGCGACCGCGAAATCGTCTATGGCCCCTTGAGCTACCTGGTGTCATCGGTCCATCTGCCGGTACTGGGGCAAGTCAACGTGGCCAGCCCCGGCGAGCCGTTTCTGTCCATTCGCCTGGACGTGGATTCCCAGGAAGTGGCGGATCTGGTGTTCGAACTGGGCGAGACATTGAACGATGAGGATCAGTGCCCGGAGATCAACTGCGGGCTGTGCATGGCGCCCATCGACACCGCCATGCTGGACGCCACCACCCGTCTGGTGGAACTGCTGGACAAGCCCGCCGACACGCCGATCATGGCACCGCTGATCCGGCGCGAGATCCTGTATCGCGCGCTGATCGGCGAAATGGGCGCGCGCATGCGCAAGTTCGCCGCCGCCGACAGCCAGTCCCACCGGGTTTCCAAGGTCATCGCCCTGCTCAAGGATCGCTATACCCAGCCGCTGCGGGTTCGTGATCTGGCGGATCAGGTCAACATGAGCGAATCGTCCCTGTTCCACAGCTTCAAACAGGTGACGCGCATGTCGCCGCTGCAATTCCAGAAGAAACTGCGCCTGCATGAGGCCCGACGCCTGATGCTCAGCGAGGGTCTGGAAGCGGCCACCGCCAGCTATCGGGTGGGTTATGAAAGCCCGTCCCAGTTCAGCCGCGAATACAGCCGTATGTTCGGCGCGCCGCCGCGCGCCCACGTACAGAGCCTGCTGACCGGTGAGGGCGTCGGCGCCCCCGCCTGA